A single region of the Xenopus laevis strain J_2021 chromosome 4L, Xenopus_laevis_v10.1, whole genome shotgun sequence genome encodes:
- the LOC121402853 gene encoding uncharacterized protein LOC121402853 has translation MEQTVCLPTPQRAQVASFKSKWSILHICAIGTLVLSMALLTFCLVFHKANHLTVCGSKAKYETETVTWTWESKMCSQDWIQANNSTVEINRTGFYMIHIQVSYPGDSRDRQGKRSQIELQVLCDGEKKNIKKREIYFSNDISPGEKKSVTLDVSALLMKGNKIHLNIHENTNIILQDESLTFWEINAIVGLGIWPSGHCTTEK, from the exons ATGGAACAGACAGTTTGTCTCCCAACGCCTCAAAGGGCACAGGTGGCTTCTTTCAAATCCAAATGGAGCATCTTGCACATTTGCGCCATTGGTACTTTGGTGCTCTCCATGGCTTTGCTTACATTCTGTCTTGTTTTTCACAAG GCTAATCATCTCACCGTGTGTGGCTCCAAAGCAAAATATG AAACAGAAACAGTAACATGGACATGGGAATCCAAGATGTGCAGCCAAGACTGGATCCAGGCAAACAACTCAACAGTGGAGATAAACAGAACAGGTTTTTACATGATCCACATCCAAGTTTCCTACCCTGGGGATTCACGGGATCGCCAGGGGAAAAGGTCTCAAATTGAGCTACAAGTGCTTTGTGATggtgaaaagaaaaatatcaaaaaaagggaaatatactTTTCCAATGATATTTCCcctggtgaaaaaaaatctgtcaccTTAGATGTATCTGCTCTGCTAATGAAAGGAAACAAAATCCATCTTAATATACACGAAAACACAAACATAATTTTACAAGATGAAAGTTTAACTTTCTGGGAAATCAATGCAATTGTTGGCCTCGGGATCTGGCCATCTGGACATTGTACAACTGAAAAATAA